A genomic segment from Leptolyngbya boryana PCC 6306 encodes:
- a CDS encoding DUF6262 family protein: MVLQVYGEWIMPERLDPKIVDRAFQFIEQKPGLFPSRLRVLLGLKLVRNRTRKSGYRYSSLLWIIIKLLQSQGKIEVVKDPLHDEPLLYTRGTAPPPKPLFQPSRRQEPDCKVFKVPLDQLYLYTKPEPMTTPTQATQKTIDQIGSAIAELQLLGQPFTVARVLEVARVHSSFLKRYPEVKQDVEIAVRQSGTELKREKTDSVSDLDEAEALDEVEQLRQTISELEERNRELRQQLSGEGVDLVAVISNQKSQVEAQLKSLQAEAEVLSNQLSKAKQKLAALDQILSILPQTQNAEPVITQR; the protein is encoded by the coding sequence ATGGTCTTACAAGTTTACGGAGAATGGATCATGCCAGAGAGGTTAGATCCCAAAATCGTCGATCGCGCATTTCAATTCATCGAACAAAAGCCCGGACTCTTCCCCTCACGACTGCGCGTCCTACTTGGATTAAAGCTCGTAAGAAACAGGACGCGGAAGAGTGGCTATCGGTACTCTAGCCTGCTCTGGATCATCATCAAACTGTTGCAGTCTCAAGGAAAGATTGAGGTCGTCAAAGATCCACTACATGACGAACCTCTGTTGTATACCAGGGGCACGGCTCCCCCGCCAAAACCCCTATTTCAGCCGAGTCGCCGCCAAGAACCAGATTGCAAAGTTTTCAAAGTTCCGCTCGATCAACTTTACCTCTACACAAAACCTGAGCCTATGACAACTCCAACGCAAGCCACACAAAAGACGATCGACCAAATTGGGAGCGCGATCGCTGAACTTCAACTATTAGGTCAGCCCTTCACGGTTGCGCGCGTCCTCGAAGTAGCGCGGGTTCACAGCTCTTTCTTAAAGAGATATCCCGAAGTTAAGCAGGACGTTGAAATCGCCGTTCGTCAGAGCGGTACAGAGTTGAAGCGAGAGAAAACGGACAGCGTGTCCGATTTGGATGAAGCTGAAGCCTTGGACGAAGTTGAGCAACTCAGACAAACGATCTCCGAGCTAGAGGAACGAAACCGCGAGCTACGACAACAGTTGAGCGGCGAAGGAGTTGACCTAGTAGCAGTTATATCGAACCAGAAATCTCAGGTTGAGGCGCAATTGAAGTCGCTGCAAGCTGAAGCTGAGGTGCTGAGTAATCAGCTTAGCAAGGCAAAGCAAAAGCTCGCTGCCCTTGACCAAATCTTGTCCATCCTCCCTCAAACCCAAAATGCCGAACCCGTTATCACTCAGAGATGA
- a CDS encoding DUF2811 domain-containing protein, whose protein sequence is MITTSISTIVEVKEPLHSALQRFLDTHSDWDQDRLLNAALSLFLLQNSQTREPDAARIYLDSIFKHPAEDL, encoded by the coding sequence ATGATCACCACATCTATCAGTACGATCGTAGAGGTGAAAGAGCCTCTGCACTCCGCTCTACAAAGATTCTTGGATACCCATTCTGACTGGGATCAAGACCGACTGCTAAACGCCGCACTCAGTTTGTTCCTGCTTCAAAATTCGCAGACCCGTGAACCCGATGCCGCGAGAATCTACCTTGATTCAATCTTCAAGCACCCCGCAGAAGACTTATAG
- a CDS encoding DNA N-6-adenine-methyltransferase, with amino-acid sequence MPNPLSLRDERIEISPVETLQSTVSTSSIEDRAVELNAELDQTEATFIQAGKAALSLYKLLGETLTQIKATKQHGEWGKWLASKSINERRDRRARQIAANWERLEAISDSVTDLTLTDALELLKKPLPEAEEPELSFDEVRESFAPWGSFERTDSSRFKYVLNRPGGAHFFRGLNEASKWREEHCHEGNRLDAVKPATGELTTSPFVPEIVSRAESIKSESLKLGDRTTIDDRECVVTELLETGDVGVTALDGSADQIYVKADGTATNAFEVASRLPETPSVRERMTSAKTDEHYTPPELLELVYECFSPLGIELDPCSNAHGEEANVKASQYFTIEDDGLAQEWNAKTVYINPPYSDVAAWVDKVVTEQDRNNIGDVLLLVKADTSTQWFAQIWESATAVCFLKKRVRFINAESEGNAAPFASAIAYFGSEIDRFYYAFESAGSVVQLLNPEMFGS; translated from the coding sequence ATGCCGAACCCGTTATCACTCAGAGATGAGCGCATTGAGATCTCCCCTGTAGAGACATTACAGTCTACTGTGAGCACTTCCTCGATCGAAGATAGAGCAGTCGAACTCAATGCTGAGTTAGACCAAACCGAAGCAACCTTTATCCAAGCCGGTAAAGCTGCTTTATCGCTCTATAAGCTACTCGGTGAGACGCTGACCCAGATCAAGGCTACTAAGCAGCATGGCGAATGGGGGAAGTGGCTTGCGTCGAAGTCAATTAATGAACGACGAGATCGACGGGCGCGGCAGATTGCGGCAAACTGGGAACGCCTCGAAGCGATTTCGGACAGCGTGACCGATTTGACTCTGACCGATGCACTCGAACTACTCAAAAAACCGCTCCCTGAAGCCGAGGAGCCAGAACTATCATTTGATGAAGTTCGTGAATCGTTTGCCCCGTGGGGAAGTTTTGAGCGAACCGATAGCAGTCGGTTTAAATACGTCCTCAACCGTCCCGGCGGCGCGCATTTCTTCCGGGGGTTGAATGAGGCAAGTAAATGGCGTGAGGAGCATTGCCACGAGGGGAACAGACTAGACGCGGTTAAGCCTGCGACAGGTGAACTTACAACATCCCCGTTTGTGCCTGAAATTGTGTCTCGCGCAGAATCAATCAAATCCGAAAGCCTCAAGCTTGGAGATCGCACAACGATTGACGATCGCGAATGTGTTGTTACCGAACTGCTCGAAACTGGTGACGTTGGTGTTACTGCACTTGACGGTAGCGCTGACCAAATCTACGTCAAAGCGGATGGTACAGCTACAAATGCCTTTGAAGTTGCGAGTCGATTACCTGAGACTCCCTCGGTTCGGGAACGCATGACCAGCGCTAAGACCGACGAGCATTACACGCCGCCAGAATTGCTGGAACTCGTCTATGAGTGTTTCTCCCCGCTCGGTATTGAGCTTGATCCATGTAGTAATGCTCATGGTGAAGAAGCCAATGTGAAAGCGAGTCAGTACTTCACGATCGAAGATGATGGCTTGGCTCAAGAATGGAATGCCAAAACGGTTTATATCAATCCCCCATACTCAGATGTCGCCGCATGGGTAGATAAGGTTGTTACTGAGCAAGATCGGAACAATATTGGAGATGTCTTGCTTCTGGTCAAAGCCGATACCTCTACCCAATGGTTTGCACAAATCTGGGAAAGCGCGACTGCGGTTTGCTTTCTCAAGAAACGAGTACGCTTCATCAATGCCGAGTCAGAAGGAAATGCAGCCCCCTTTGCTTCAGCGATCGCGTATTTTGGCTCAGAAATCGACAGGTTTTACTATGCCTTCGAGTCCGCTGGCTCGGTCGTTCAGTTGCTTAATCCAGAAATGTTTGGTTCCTAA